One Campylobacter concisus DNA segment encodes these proteins:
- a CDS encoding tetratricopeptide repeat protein: MKDLFKIVVFVAFSLNFLYAKATILVDGYTKKLLFMNLKDGGTIYVDNEKRGVTSLKEPASILAENGKHEIKVCFPDGKSTTHKICGEQNVTLSNNEQINIKIKADKLTEMSPLEKNEAKCQYGVLGACIVLGMNYYSDKNAQKDYKKADELYQKACDGGNMSGCVDVGFAYMYGKGVEKDIKKAIDLFKKACEKGEMSGCVVLADEFEHGKVIKKDPIEAMRLYEKACNGGNMAGCVKLGIAYKHGTCGIKSVSEATKLFEKVCDSGYEWGCYYLNQLKSQRYN, from the coding sequence ATGAAAGATCTTTTTAAAATAGTAGTTTTTGTCGCTTTTTCTTTAAATTTCTTATATGCAAAAGCTACAATACTAGTAGATGGCTACACAAAAAAATTGCTTTTTATGAACTTAAAAGATGGTGGCACTATCTATGTAGATAACGAAAAAAGAGGAGTGACATCTTTAAAAGAGCCAGCGTCCATTTTAGCCGAAAATGGCAAGCATGAAATAAAAGTATGCTTTCCAGACGGAAAAAGTACAACACATAAAATATGTGGGGAGCAAAATGTCACCCTATCAAATAATGAACAAATCAATATAAAAATAAAAGCAGACAAACTTACCGAGATGTCGCCACTAGAAAAAAATGAAGCAAAATGCCAATATGGGGTTTTAGGGGCTTGTATTGTTTTGGGGATGAACTATTATAGTGATAAAAATGCACAAAAAGACTATAAAAAGGCAGATGAGCTATATCAAAAAGCTTGTGATGGTGGAAATATGAGTGGCTGTGTTGATGTTGGTTTTGCTTATATGTATGGCAAGGGTGTAGAAAAGGATATCAAAAAAGCGATAGATCTTTTTAAGAAAGCTTGCGAAAAAGGTGAAATGAGTGGATGCGTCGTTTTAGCAGATGAATTTGAACATGGCAAAGTGATAAAAAAAGATCCTATAGAGGCTATGCGCCTATATGAAAAAGCCTGCAATGGAGGCAATATGGCAGGTTGCGTTAAATTAGGGATCGCATATAAACATGGAACATGTGGTATAAAAAGCGTTTCAGAAGCAACAAAACTATTTGAAAAAGTTTGCGATAGCGGATATGAATGGGGATGCTACTATTTGAATCAGTTAAAATCTCAAAGATATAACTAG
- a CDS encoding tyrosine-type recombinase/integrase, whose amino-acid sequence MDTSLSPKETTTLSFEAVAKRYVQTECLKLKSGDKTKGYYVKTGKLLDEFFKDHQGKEFSYGDAENFQTTLASKNLNKKTINNYTSYSKRLFDYAIKMGKLTTNLKMLTSFKISADEKSPKDNFSLDELKIVFATKRLDLRNYMMFALHTGLRLNEIWQLDSKSVGEEDGIKFINVKTAKQKGGVSKYRQIQLHKNIEHLADLKWLEQIKKEKDSSDYFGKRLNRHIHKSIPSANVSFHRLCGNFTKAIKDYCLENSLADLTSVLLGHSTDLATDTYAKGVSLKAKKEALKGLDDYYLLV is encoded by the coding sequence TTGGATACATCTTTAAGTCCAAAAGAAACCACGACGCTATCTTTTGAAGCAGTAGCTAAAAGATATGTGCAAACAGAGTGTTTAAAGTTAAAATCTGGCGATAAAACCAAGGGCTATTATGTTAAGACTGGCAAGCTTTTGGATGAGTTTTTTAAAGATCATCAAGGTAAAGAGTTTAGCTACGGCGATGCCGAAAACTTTCAAACAACTCTAGCAAGCAAAAATCTCAATAAAAAGACCATCAACAACTACACATCTTACTCAAAAAGGCTCTTTGACTATGCCATAAAGATGGGCAAGCTTACGACCAATCTTAAAATGCTTACATCTTTTAAAATTTCAGCTGATGAGAAGTCGCCAAAAGACAACTTTAGCCTAGATGAATTAAAAATAGTTTTTGCTACAAAAAGGCTTGATCTACGAAACTATATGATGTTTGCTCTTCATACTGGGCTAAGGCTTAATGAGATTTGGCAACTTGATAGCAAAAGTGTAGGCGAAGAAGATGGCATAAAATTTATAAATGTTAAGACCGCTAAACAAAAAGGAGGCGTTAGCAAATATAGGCAAATTCAGCTACATAAGAATATTGAGCATTTGGCTGATTTGAAGTGGCTAGAGCAAATCAAGAAAGAAAAAGATAGTAGTGATTATTTTGGAAAGCGCCTAAATAGACATATCCATAAATCTATCCCAAGTGCAAATGTTAGTTTTCACAGACTGTGTGGCAATTTTACAAAAGCCATTAAAGACTATTGTTTGGAAAATTCTCTAGCAGATCTTACTTCCGTTCTTTTGGGGCATAGCACAGACCTCGCGACTGATACATATGCAAAAGGAGTGTCCTTAAAGGCTAAAAAAGAGGCATTAAAGGGGCTTGATGACTATTATTTACTAGTTTAA
- a CDS encoding DNA repair protein, giving the protein MKNQNLQEKIYAVIDLKSFYASVECVERGLDPFKADLVVTDASRGSGGICLAVSPALRAKGVKNRCRLFEIPRDIKFIAAPPRMQFYIDYAARIYEIYLKYVSKEDIYVYSIDECFIDLTSYLKFYALGAKEMAKMMMDEILKTTGVTATCGMGTNLYLAKIALDILAKHQDDGIAYLDEELYKKQLWTHQPLSDFWRIGKQTRLKLEKCGIFCMKDIANAPKSLLEKIFGVDAYITIDHANGIEPTTIAEIKAYKPSTKSYFSSEILPRDYERCEAVIVLKEMADRLALRMINKDVRASGLTINVRFADKLEPQQRASVRFKTPTNISSVLMSSAEELLLNKIKNAGLIRQIGISANDVVKENLAEFSLFEDDAKEKAVLKSLNLIKEKFGKNSILRAIDLLPEATGQDRNKKIGGHKSGE; this is encoded by the coding sequence ATGAAAAACCAAAATTTGCAAGAGAAAATTTACGCCGTTATCGACCTAAAGTCCTTTTACGCCTCGGTTGAGTGCGTAGAGCGCGGTCTTGATCCATTTAAGGCTGATCTTGTCGTAACTGACGCTAGTCGTGGCAGTGGCGGCATCTGCTTAGCTGTTAGCCCTGCGCTTCGTGCAAAAGGGGTTAAAAACCGCTGCAGGCTCTTTGAGATCCCAAGAGATATCAAATTTATCGCTGCACCTCCTAGGATGCAGTTTTACATCGACTACGCCGCAAGGATTTATGAAATTTATCTAAAATATGTTTCCAAAGAGGACATCTACGTCTATTCGATCGATGAGTGCTTTATCGACCTCACTTCTTACTTGAAATTTTACGCTCTTGGCGCAAAAGAGATGGCAAAGATGATGATGGATGAGATCTTAAAAACGACTGGAGTTACGGCGACTTGTGGCATGGGGACAAATTTATACCTCGCAAAGATCGCCCTTGATATACTAGCAAAGCACCAAGATGACGGCATCGCGTATCTTGACGAAGAGCTTTACAAAAAGCAGCTCTGGACTCACCAGCCACTAAGTGACTTTTGGCGTATCGGTAAGCAAACTAGGCTAAAGCTCGAAAAATGCGGCATCTTTTGCATGAAAGATATCGCAAATGCACCAAAAAGCCTGCTCGAAAAAATTTTTGGCGTCGATGCTTACATCACGATCGATCACGCAAACGGCATAGAGCCAACGACGATAGCCGAGATAAAGGCGTATAAACCAAGCACGAAGTCCTACTTTAGCTCGGAAATTTTGCCCAGAGACTACGAGCGCTGCGAGGCGGTGATCGTGCTAAAAGAGATGGCTGACAGGCTCGCACTTAGGATGATAAACAAAGATGTAAGGGCGAGCGGGCTAACGATAAATGTGAGATTTGCCGATAAGCTTGAGCCGCAGCAACGTGCAAGCGTGCGGTTTAAAACGCCAACAAATATCTCAAGCGTACTGATGAGTTCGGCTGAGGAGCTGCTTTTAAACAAGATAAAAAATGCTGGGCTAATCAGGCAAATAGGCATATCGGCAAACGATGTGGTAAAAGAAAATTTGGCAGAATTTAGCTTATTTGAAGATGACGCTAAGGAAAAGGCGGTGCTAAAGTCGCTAAATTTGATAAAAGAGAAATTTGGTAAAAACTCGATCCTACGCGCGATCGACCTGCTGCCAGAAGCGACTGGGCAAGATAGAAACAAAAAGATCGGAGGGCACAAAAGTGGTGAGTAA
- the aroC gene encoding chorismate synthase: MNTFGKKLTLTSFGESHGVAIGGVIDGLPAGLKIDVDFIQSELDRRRPGQSSFTTARDEADKIEIFSGVFDGMSTGAPIGFAIFNNNQKSNDYENLREIFRPGHADLTYFKKYGIRDHRGGGRASARETAVRVAGGAFAQLLLNELKIEVLSGVLGIGKVISEKVDFVFAQNSQIYALGNEEAMKEAVSKARSEHDSVGAVVLSVARGVPAGLGEPLYDRLDSALAAVLMGINGVKAVEIGAGVNVSSMLGSANNDEMDELGFLSNNAGGILGGISSGAEIVLKSHFKPTPSIFKEQKTLNLSGEAVDFELRGRHDPCIGIRGSVVATAMIRLVLADMLLLNTTTKLANIKKIYG; this comes from the coding sequence TTGAATACATTTGGCAAAAAACTAACCTTAACTAGCTTTGGCGAGAGCCATGGGGTGGCCATTGGTGGCGTGATAGACGGCCTACCTGCTGGGCTAAAGATCGATGTAGACTTCATCCAAAGCGAGCTTGACAGACGTCGCCCTGGACAAAGTAGCTTCACAACGGCAAGAGATGAGGCTGATAAGATAGAAATTTTTAGCGGCGTTTTTGATGGTATGAGCACTGGCGCACCGATAGGTTTTGCCATTTTTAACAACAACCAAAAGTCAAATGACTATGAAAATTTACGTGAGATTTTCCGCCCTGGGCATGCTGACCTTACCTATTTTAAAAAATATGGCATCAGAGATCATAGAGGTGGCGGGCGCGCGAGTGCCAGAGAGACAGCAGTAAGGGTTGCTGGTGGGGCATTTGCGCAGCTACTTTTAAATGAGCTTAAGATAGAAGTTTTAAGCGGTGTGCTTGGCATCGGCAAGGTCATCAGCGAAAAGGTTGATTTTGTTTTTGCGCAAAATTCGCAAATTTACGCCCTTGGCAACGAAGAGGCGATGAAAGAGGCGGTTAGCAAGGCTAGAAGCGAGCACGATAGCGTGGGAGCTGTGGTTTTAAGCGTGGCTAGAGGCGTGCCAGCTGGTCTTGGCGAGCCACTTTACGATAGGCTTGATAGTGCTTTGGCGGCGGTCTTAATGGGCATAAACGGAGTAAAAGCCGTAGAGATCGGCGCTGGCGTAAATGTGAGCTCTATGCTTGGCTCAGCAAACAACGACGAGATGGACGAGCTTGGCTTTTTAAGCAACAACGCTGGGGGCATACTTGGTGGCATAAGCAGTGGGGCTGAGATCGTGCTAAAGAGCCATTTTAAGCCAACACCTTCGATATTTAAAGAGCAAAAAACGCTAAATTTGTCTGGCGAGGCGGTGGATTTTGAACTAAGAGGCAGGCATGATCCTTGCATAGGCATACGTGGCAGTGTCGTCGCAACCGCGATGATAAGGCTGGTTCTTGCTGACATGCTCCTACTAAATACAACTACAAAGCTTGCAAATATAAAGAAAATTTACGGATAA
- a CDS encoding YolD-like family protein, with protein sequence MSKDRAKIFSSFNPLSTLERALRQKEREKCEKLELDESKVDEILKTVSEIKIADEVRVSYHDGFTYIKTSGLVSDVNFKDKILMVVKTKIKFEDINEVEIVRRWAIARPLN encoded by the coding sequence GTGAGTAAAGATAGGGCGAAAATTTTTAGCTCGTTTAATCCTCTCTCAACATTAGAGCGAGCCTTACGACAAAAAGAGCGAGAAAAATGCGAAAAACTAGAGCTTGATGAGAGCAAAGTCGATGAAATTTTAAAAACAGTAAGCGAGATAAAGATAGCTGATGAGGTGCGTGTAAGCTACCACGACGGCTTTACTTACATAAAAACTAGTGGCCTAGTCTCAGATGTAAATTTCAAAGATAAAATCCTCATGGTCGTAAAAACTAAGATCAAATTTGAGGATATAAATGAGGTGGAGATAGTTAGAAGATGGGCGATTGCTCGCCCGTTGAATTAG